In the genome of Hymenobacter cellulosivorans, one region contains:
- a CDS encoding pyridoxal phosphate-dependent aminotransferase — MSVSTAMPTTSVLSERISALQESQTIAMAKKARELMAQGIDVINLSFGEPDFATPEYIREAAKKAMDEGYTKYMPVPGYVDLRTAIADKLKRENNLDYQCENIVVSTGAKQALANAVLSLVDPGDEVIVFAPYWVSYEEMVRLAEGVSVTLLGTLENDYKVTAEQLEAAITPRTKLIMYSSPCNPTGAVFSREELGRIAEVVARYPRIHVIADEIYEYINFVGEHASLAQFDEVKERVITVNGFSKGYAMTGWRVGYLAATKAIAAACEKMQSQITSGTCSVAQRAALAALEGGRTSADEMVAAYRRRRDLVLAQVKEISGFKTPTPSGAFYIFPDVSAYFGRTAPDGTVINTATDLALYMLNEAHVAAVTGEAFGAPNCIRFSTAAADEKLQEAFRRIKVSLDKLV, encoded by the coding sequence ATGTCTGTCTCTACTGCCATGCCTACTACTTCCGTTTTGTCGGAGCGCATCAGTGCTCTGCAGGAGTCTCAAACCATTGCCATGGCCAAAAAAGCCCGGGAGCTGATGGCTCAGGGCATCGACGTGATTAATCTGAGCTTCGGTGAGCCGGATTTTGCCACGCCGGAATACATTCGTGAAGCCGCCAAAAAGGCCATGGACGAGGGCTACACCAAGTACATGCCCGTGCCCGGCTACGTGGACCTGCGCACGGCGATTGCCGACAAGCTCAAGCGCGAAAACAATCTTGATTATCAGTGCGAGAACATCGTGGTGAGCACCGGGGCCAAGCAGGCCCTGGCCAACGCAGTGCTGAGCCTGGTGGACCCCGGCGACGAGGTCATCGTGTTTGCGCCCTATTGGGTCAGCTACGAGGAGATGGTGCGCCTGGCCGAAGGCGTGAGCGTGACATTGCTGGGCACCCTCGAGAACGATTATAAAGTGACGGCCGAGCAGCTGGAAGCGGCCATTACGCCCCGCACCAAGCTCATCATGTACTCTTCGCCCTGCAACCCCACGGGGGCGGTGTTTTCGCGGGAGGAGCTGGGCCGCATTGCTGAAGTCGTGGCCCGCTACCCCCGCATCCACGTCATTGCCGACGAGATTTACGAGTACATCAACTTCGTGGGTGAGCATGCCAGCCTGGCTCAGTTCGACGAAGTAAAGGAGCGGGTTATCACCGTTAACGGCTTTTCGAAGGGCTACGCCATGACGGGCTGGCGCGTGGGCTACCTGGCCGCCACCAAGGCCATTGCCGCCGCCTGCGAGAAAATGCAAAGCCAGATTACTTCCGGCACCTGCTCGGTAGCTCAGCGCGCAGCCCTGGCAGCGTTGGAAGGGGGCCGGACCTCGGCCGATGAAATGGTGGCCGCCTACCGCCGCCGCCGCGACTTGGTGCTAGCGCAGGTCAAGGAAATTTCGGGCTTCAAGACACCCACGCCCAGCGGTGCTTTCTACATCTTCCCCGACGTCAGCGCCTACTTCGGCCGTACTGCCCCGGATGGCACCGTTATCAACACCGCCACCGACCTGGCCCTCTACATGCTTAACGAGGCCCACGTAGCGGCCGTCACCGGCGAGGCCTTCGGGGCGCCCAACTGCATCCGCTTCAGCACCGCCGCCGCCGATGAAAAGCTACAGGAAGCCTTCCGCCGTATTAAAGTAAGCCTAGACAAGCTGGTGTAA
- a CDS encoding bifunctional heptose 7-phosphate kinase/heptose 1-phosphate adenyltransferase — protein sequence MSTAASLATLPAVFAAFNHLTVLIVGDVMMDAYVWGKASRLSPEAPVPVVNVSRTEQRLGGAANVALNVQALGATPLLCAVIGEDTGGDQLLELLRDKDLSAEGIVRSPDRPTTVKQRILAAGQHLLRIDSEVETDLNNREAAALQTRYEALIDRADVVIFEDYDKGVLNSGSIAHFISLARQKGIPTVVDPKKKNFLAYQHCTLFKPNLKELREGLKLEFGDTDADRPQFEAAVERLRELLQPEIVLVTLSERGVFSESQQSGRSYIPAHLRMISDVSGAGDTVISIAALCVALGLEPPVIAALANLGGGLVCEQVGVVPIEKQRLLEEAQAAQVLVS from the coding sequence ATGTCGACTGCCGCTTCGCTTGCCACTCTGCCCGCCGTATTTGCTGCCTTCAACCACCTGACCGTACTCATCGTGGGCGACGTGATGATGGACGCCTACGTTTGGGGCAAGGCCAGCCGTTTGTCGCCCGAGGCACCGGTGCCGGTGGTGAATGTGAGTCGCACCGAGCAGCGCCTGGGCGGGGCCGCCAACGTGGCCCTGAATGTGCAGGCCCTGGGTGCTACCCCGCTGCTGTGCGCCGTCATTGGCGAAGACACCGGCGGTGACCAGCTGCTGGAGCTGCTGCGCGACAAGGACCTCTCGGCCGAGGGCATCGTGCGCAGCCCCGACCGGCCTACGACCGTCAAGCAGCGCATCCTGGCTGCCGGGCAGCACCTGCTGCGCATCGATTCGGAAGTGGAAACCGACCTGAATAACCGCGAGGCTGCCGCCCTGCAGACCCGCTACGAAGCCCTGATTGACCGCGCCGACGTGGTAATTTTTGAAGATTACGACAAGGGCGTGCTCAACTCTGGCAGCATTGCCCACTTCATTTCCCTGGCCCGGCAAAAAGGCATTCCCACCGTCGTCGACCCCAAGAAGAAGAACTTCCTGGCCTACCAGCACTGCACCCTGTTTAAGCCCAACCTCAAAGAGTTGCGCGAGGGCCTGAAGCTCGAGTTTGGCGACACCGACGCCGACCGGCCCCAGTTCGAAGCCGCCGTGGAGCGCCTGCGCGAGCTGCTACAGCCCGAAATCGTGCTCGTCACTCTCTCGGAGCGGGGCGTGTTCAGCGAGTCGCAGCAGAGTGGCCGCAGCTACATCCCGGCCCACCTGCGCATGATTTCCGACGTATCCGGCGCCGGCGACACGGTTATCAGCATTGCTGCCCTCTGCGTGGCCCTGGGCCTGGAGCCGCCGGTCATTGCCGCTCTGGCCAACCTCGGCGGCGGCCTGGTCTGCGAGCAGGTAGGCGTCGTGCCGATCGAGAAGCAGCGGCTGCTGGAAGAGGCGCAGGCAGCTCAGGTGCTGGTGAGCTAA